A stretch of Miscanthus floridulus cultivar M001 chromosome 13, ASM1932011v1, whole genome shotgun sequence DNA encodes these proteins:
- the LOC136502061 gene encoding uncharacterized protein, giving the protein MCETGSRIHLLLRRLAGGALAMRPRGPAGVAAHSQPNPSTPSSARWRRTGCGTPHPGRIPHSSTTGAQGGGRAPLPQQLAPGSPKPSQVQVRHAAAAVSIPHAALRPALPRRSAPWRHHIPPPHGAPPPQRRRRHLCKNLRLRRVVPPAAGSLDTSPECVAPVKPGSVESTPPEAASAAAAGSGDLDRKLVLARSKLVRDPRSFGYRRLLPFLNEMMKNGFQHG; this is encoded by the exons ATGTGCGAGACAGGGAG CCGAATCCATCTACTCCTTCGTCGGCTCGCTGGCGGCGCGCTGGCCATGCGACCGCGCGGGCCGGCCGGCGTCGCCGCCCATTCGCAGCCGAATCCATCTACTCCCTCGTCGGCTCGCTGGCGGCGGACTGGGTGTGGCACTCCTCACCCCGGCCGAATCCCTCACTCCTCTACCACGGGCGCGCAAGGCGGCGGCCGAGCTCCCCTCCCCCAGCAGCTCGCCCCCGGTTCCCCCAAGCCATCGCAGGTTCAAGTGCGTCACGCCGCCGCAGCCGTATCTATCCCTCACGCGGCACTCCGCCCGGCGCTCCCCCGCCGCAGCGCGCCTTGGCGGCATCACATCCCGCCGCCACATGGAGCTCCTCCTCCACAGCGGCGTCGACGCCATCTCTGTAAgaacctccgcctccgccgcgttGTCCCGCCCGCCGCCGGCTCCCTCGACACCTCCCCCGAGTGCGTCGCACCCGTGAAGCCTGGATCTGTCGAGAGCACGCCTCCGGAGGCCGCGTCGGCTGCGGCGGCGGGCTCGGGCGACCTTGACCGCAAGCTG GTGCTCGCGCGGTCCAAGCTCGTCCGCGACCCGCGCTCGTTTGGGTACCGGCGCCTGCTGCCTTTCCTCAACGAGATGATGAAGAACG GATTTCAGCATGGTTGA